From the genome of Gracilibacillus salitolerans, one region includes:
- the ahpC gene encoding alkyl hydroperoxide reductase subunit C, which yields MSLIGKEVLPFQASAFRQGDFVDVTEENFKGKWSIVCFYPADFTFVCPTELEDLQNQYAELQKLGVEVYSVSTDTHFTHKAWHESSDAIGKIEYTMIGDPSHIISQNFDVLREDAGLADRGTFIIDPDGVIQAAEINAEGIGRDASSLINKIKAAQYVRNNPGEVCPAKWEEGGETLRPSIDLVGKI from the coding sequence ATGTCATTAATCGGTAAAGAGGTACTACCATTTCAAGCATCTGCATTCCGCCAAGGAGACTTTGTAGATGTAACAGAAGAAAATTTCAAAGGTAAGTGGAGCATTGTTTGCTTCTATCCAGCAGACTTTACATTCGTGTGCCCAACAGAGTTAGAGGATTTACAAAATCAATATGCAGAATTACAAAAGTTAGGTGTAGAAGTATACTCTGTTTCTACGGATACTCACTTTACGCATAAAGCTTGGCATGAAAGCTCTGACGCAATCGGTAAAATCGAATACACAATGATTGGTGACCCTTCACACATCATCTCTCAAAACTTTGATGTACTTCGTGAAGACGCTGGTTTAGCTGATCGCGGAACTTTCATTATTGACCCTGATGGTGTAATCCAAGCAGCAGAAATTAATGCAGAGGGTATTGGTCGTGACGCAAGCTCACTAATCAACAAAATTAAAGCTGCTCAATACGTGCGTAACAATCCTGGTGAAGTGTGCCCAGCTAAATGGGAAGAAGGCGGCGAAACACTTAGACCAAGTATTGATCTAGTAGGGAAAATATAA
- the ahpF gene encoding alkyl hydroperoxide reductase subunit F: MLDQEIKTQLNEYLKLLENDIVIKTSIGSDDVSKEVDELVNEIASMSDKIKVEKSSFDRTPSFSVNRPGEDTGVIFAGVPLGHEFTSLILALLQVSGRPPKVDDSIIEQIKKLEGPLHFETYVSLSCQKCPDVVQALNIMSVVHPEITHTMVEGSAFKEEVDSKDIMAVPSVYLNGEQFVDGRQTIESILEALGSSADISELNDKDPYDVLVVGGGPAGSSAAIYAARKGIRTGIVAERFGGQVQDTLGIENFITTTYTEGPKLVANMEEHVRDYNVDIMNSMRAKSLEKKDLFELELENGATLKSKTVVLSTGARWRNIGVPGEAEFKNKGVAYCPHCDGPIFEGKDVAVIGGGNSGVEAAIDLAGIVKHVTLIEFAPELKADNVLQDRLYSLPNVTVHTNARTSEIYGSDKVEGLRYIDRETEEEKTIELAGVFIQIGLVPNTEWLKDTVEVNKFGEIVVDDHGTTSIPGVFAAGDCTNSAYKQIIISMGSGATAALGAFDHLIRN; encoded by the coding sequence ATGCTTGATCAAGAAATAAAAACACAGCTTAATGAATATTTGAAACTGTTAGAAAATGATATTGTCATTAAGACAAGCATTGGTTCTGACGATGTTTCAAAAGAAGTAGACGAACTTGTAAATGAAATTGCAAGCATGTCTGATAAAATCAAAGTGGAGAAAAGCTCATTTGATCGTACTCCAAGTTTTAGTGTCAATCGTCCAGGTGAGGACACCGGTGTTATTTTCGCTGGAGTTCCACTTGGTCATGAGTTCACTTCACTTATATTAGCTCTATTACAAGTGAGTGGACGCCCACCAAAAGTGGATGATTCTATTATTGAACAAATCAAAAAATTAGAAGGTCCACTTCACTTTGAAACATATGTAAGTTTATCTTGTCAAAAATGTCCTGATGTCGTTCAAGCACTTAACATTATGAGTGTCGTACATCCTGAAATCACCCATACGATGGTAGAAGGATCTGCTTTTAAAGAAGAAGTAGATAGTAAAGACATCATGGCTGTTCCTTCCGTTTATTTAAATGGCGAACAGTTTGTCGATGGTCGACAAACGATTGAAAGCATCCTCGAAGCATTAGGAAGCAGCGCGGACATTTCTGAGTTAAATGATAAAGATCCTTATGATGTATTAGTAGTTGGTGGAGGTCCTGCTGGTTCCAGTGCTGCCATTTATGCTGCTCGTAAAGGTATCCGCACTGGTATTGTAGCCGAACGATTTGGTGGTCAAGTACAAGATACACTTGGTATAGAAAACTTCATCACTACAACTTATACGGAAGGTCCTAAGCTTGTCGCTAACATGGAAGAACATGTACGTGATTATAATGTGGATATCATGAACTCGATGCGTGCGAAGTCTTTAGAGAAAAAAGACCTTTTTGAGCTGGAATTAGAAAACGGTGCAACACTTAAAAGTAAAACCGTTGTGCTTTCAACTGGTGCTCGCTGGCGTAATATCGGTGTTCCTGGTGAAGCAGAATTCAAAAATAAAGGTGTTGCATACTGTCCCCACTGTGATGGTCCAATCTTTGAAGGAAAAGATGTTGCCGTAATTGGTGGTGGAAACTCTGGGGTCGAAGCAGCAATTGACTTAGCAGGTATTGTTAAACACGTTACATTAATTGAATTTGCTCCAGAACTAAAAGCAGATAACGTTTTACAGGATCGTTTATATAGCTTACCCAACGTAACGGTGCATACAAACGCAAGGACTTCTGAAATCTATGGTTCTGACAAAGTGGAAGGCCTTCGATATATAGACCGTGAAACAGAAGAAGAAAAAACAATTGAACTTGCAGGTGTCTTCATTCAAATTGGTCTCGTACCAAATACAGAATGGCTAAAAGATACAGTTGAAGTAAATAAATTTGGCGAAATCGTTGTGGATGATCATGGTACAACAAGTATCCCTGGTGTATTTGCAGCAGGTGACTGTACGAACAGCGCTTATAAGCAAATCATTATTTCAATGGGATCAGGTGCTACTGCGGCATTGGGCGCATTCGATCATTTAATTCGAAATTAA
- the pdxR gene encoding MocR-like pyridoxine biosynthesis transcription factor PdxR, whose product MFGVSIDRQSKLPLIRQIYQQIRKRILEGNLQAGDRLPSTRELADNLKVSRNVVIEAYDLLFTEGFVTTKHGKGTFVEIGAVLSVRTSKDEIISSNKVLNYNKETVSSNKNFINFKPGIPDLHFFPRSKWLQYYNDVIKNCSTDYLGYQSPEGIQELRQSISDFLYHTRGIECEADRIIITTGAAQGLSIISKLFHSNDKTMGIENPSSNDIYDIFHKQDYQINLLAVDDLGLNTHNLPANLKLIYTTPSHQFPIGGLLPIQRRIELITYAREKHCYIIEDDYDSEFRYTSAPVCSMFELDPQHVIYLGTFSKNLSPALRIGYMILPSDLIETCKQLKWYMDLHSPLLSQLALAKFIENRDLESHIRKMSKLYKKKHQILLTSLKEVFPSIKLFGTSTGLHVSVEFPINYEDHFIDQLKKEKVMIYPVKQYIKAENEHINKWIIGFGHLSIKEIQTGVDRLSKVFNEHYN is encoded by the coding sequence ATGTTTGGTGTTTCTATTGATAGACAGTCAAAATTACCCCTCATTCGACAAATATATCAGCAAATAAGAAAGAGAATTTTAGAAGGGAATTTACAAGCAGGTGATCGTTTACCATCAACAAGAGAATTAGCCGATAATTTAAAGGTTTCACGAAATGTAGTGATTGAAGCTTATGATTTACTTTTTACAGAAGGGTTTGTCACTACCAAACATGGTAAGGGGACATTTGTGGAAATAGGAGCAGTGCTTTCTGTCAGAACATCTAAAGATGAAATAATATCTTCAAATAAAGTATTAAATTATAATAAAGAAACCGTTTCTAGTAATAAAAATTTCATTAATTTTAAACCAGGCATTCCGGACCTCCATTTTTTCCCTCGCTCAAAATGGCTACAATATTATAATGATGTTATTAAAAATTGTTCCACTGACTATTTAGGCTATCAAAGTCCAGAAGGAATACAGGAATTAAGGCAATCTATATCAGACTTTTTGTATCATACAAGAGGAATTGAATGCGAGGCAGATCGTATTATTATTACAACTGGAGCAGCCCAAGGACTGTCCATTATTTCAAAACTGTTCCATTCTAATGATAAAACGATGGGGATCGAAAACCCATCTAGTAATGATATTTATGATATTTTTCATAAACAAGATTATCAGATAAATTTATTGGCTGTAGATGACTTGGGATTAAACACCCATAATCTACCTGCAAATCTAAAGTTAATTTATACTACTCCTTCACACCAGTTTCCTATTGGAGGTTTGTTGCCAATTCAGAGAAGGATTGAACTTATTACTTATGCTAGGGAGAAACACTGTTATATCATTGAGGATGACTATGATAGTGAATTTCGATATACGTCAGCTCCAGTTTGTTCAATGTTTGAGTTAGACCCTCAACATGTAATCTATTTAGGTACTTTTAGTAAGAATCTATCACCTGCTTTACGAATCGGATATATGATTTTACCATCAGATTTGATTGAGACATGTAAACAATTGAAATGGTATATGGATTTACACTCACCATTATTGTCACAGTTGGCTTTAGCAAAATTCATTGAAAATCGAGATCTTGAAAGCCATATCAGAAAGATGAGCAAGTTATACAAAAAGAAACATCAAATACTACTTACTAGTTTGAAAGAAGTTTTCCCTAGTATTAAATTATTTGGTACTTCTACAGGTCTGCATGTATCCGTTGAATTCCCAATAAATTATGAAGATCATTTTATAGATCAATTAAAAAAAGAAAAGGTCATGATCTATCCCGTCAAACAATATATAAAAGCAGAAAACGAGCACATAAACAAATGGATTATAGGATTTGGGCATTTATCCATTAAAGAAATTCAAACCGGTGTTGATAGATTGAGCAAAGTGTTTAATGAACATTACAATTAG
- a CDS encoding Gfo/Idh/MocA family protein yields MIRFGVIGTNWITDRFIDGASKLDNFQLNAVYSRTEEKAREFASKYNVEHTYTDLNELASSDKIDAVYIASPTAFHSEYAIACMKGGKHVIVEKPFASNEQEVQTMVDTAKQQKVTLMEAMKTTHVPNFKLIQESLDKIGPVRRFVANFCQYSSRYDKYKEGIVLNAFKPELSNGSLMDIGVYCIYPMVALFGGPDRVKATAYILESGVDGEGTVTVDYPSLNGVCMFSKITNSAIPSEIQGENGSIVIGKFSDMNDVKIVYKDGSEEILDTAQEENTMYYEAKSFIESIENNEIENTVNTWGNSLNTIRVLDQARKEIGVVFPADKK; encoded by the coding sequence ATGATTCGCTTTGGAGTTATTGGTACGAATTGGATTACCGATCGATTTATTGATGGAGCAAGTAAACTAGATAATTTTCAGTTAAATGCTGTTTATTCAAGAACGGAAGAAAAAGCAAGAGAGTTTGCGAGTAAGTACAACGTCGAACATACATATACAGATCTAAATGAGTTGGCAAGCAGTGACAAAATTGATGCTGTTTATATCGCTTCGCCAACCGCTTTTCACAGTGAATATGCGATAGCTTGTATGAAAGGCGGTAAACATGTTATTGTCGAAAAACCTTTCGCTTCCAATGAGCAGGAAGTACAAACAATGGTCGATACAGCAAAGCAACAAAAAGTTACACTGATGGAAGCGATGAAAACGACACATGTTCCCAATTTCAAGCTCATTCAAGAAAGTTTGGATAAAATTGGACCTGTTCGTCGCTTTGTTGCGAACTTCTGTCAATATTCCTCACGCTATGATAAATACAAAGAAGGCATTGTATTAAACGCATTTAAACCGGAATTATCAAATGGGTCATTGATGGATATTGGTGTCTATTGTATTTATCCGATGGTAGCATTATTTGGTGGTCCAGATCGTGTAAAAGCAACAGCCTATATACTAGAATCAGGTGTTGATGGAGAAGGAACCGTGACAGTGGACTACCCATCCTTAAATGGTGTCTGCATGTTTTCTAAAATCACTAACTCTGCTATCCCATCAGAAATTCAAGGGGAAAATGGATCTATTGTTATCGGAAAATTTTCAGATATGAATGATGTTAAAATTGTGTATAAAGATGGTTCTGAAGAGATTTTAGACACTGCGCAAGAAGAGAACACGATGTATTATGAAGCAAAATCATTTATAGAATCGATTGAAAATAATGAAATCGAAAATACAGTAAATACATGGGGTAATTCTCTGAACACCATTCGAGTCCTTGATCAGGCTAGAAAAGAAATAGGGGTCGTGTTTCCAGCTGATAAAAAGTAA
- a CDS encoding adenine deaminase C-terminal domain-containing protein — protein MNDHLYRWRNKEIRKQVAVIDGKESPTLILKNAYYLNVFLRKWLEAHIWIYHDRIVYVGSKLPTSLTDIEVVDCTGKYVVPGYIEPHAHPFQLYNPYELAMYAGQTGTTTLMNDNLPWLYLTNREKAFTLLEDFMKIPVSMYWWARFDSQSEINEEQEIFRDEEVQAWLQHEAVVQGGELTAWPQVMRDDDRILYWMQEAKRLRKPVEGHFPGASEHTLVKLKLLGVSSDHEALSGEEVYNRLSMGYRVGLRNSSIRPDLAKLLKELQELGINSYDFLTMTTDGSTPAFYENGIINQCIQIAIDSGVPEIEAYMMATYNAAEQFHLEERLGGIAPGRVAHLNILSEVNNATPESVIAKGKWLKKNGQLVDQHIEMDWDRYGLGELSLDWQLTEKDLQFSMPVGLKMVNDVIMKPYPITIDANTEEITNSKDESFLMLIDREGQWRVNTIIKGFTKTLGGLASSYSLTGDIILIGKSKSDLLLAFSRMKEIGGGIVLVHEGRVIFELPLQIAGMMYKGKMPKLIEEDIKLKEILIDHGYQYDDPPYNLLFLSSMHLPFVRITPLGIIDVKKKEILFPAIMR, from the coding sequence ATGAATGATCATTTATATAGATGGCGTAATAAAGAAATTCGTAAGCAAGTAGCAGTTATTGATGGCAAAGAGTCACCAACACTGATTTTGAAAAATGCATATTATTTAAATGTTTTCCTAAGAAAATGGTTGGAGGCTCATATCTGGATCTATCATGACCGGATTGTATATGTCGGCTCGAAATTACCAACATCGTTAACAGACATAGAAGTAGTGGATTGTACAGGTAAATATGTGGTGCCAGGATATATTGAACCACATGCACATCCGTTTCAACTTTATAACCCTTATGAATTAGCTATGTATGCCGGTCAAACAGGAACAACAACATTAATGAATGACAACCTACCATGGCTTTATTTAACTAATAGAGAGAAAGCGTTTACATTATTGGAAGATTTCATGAAGATCCCCGTATCGATGTACTGGTGGGCAAGGTTTGATTCACAGTCCGAGATCAATGAAGAACAAGAGATCTTTAGGGATGAGGAAGTTCAAGCTTGGTTGCAGCATGAAGCAGTCGTGCAAGGTGGAGAATTAACGGCGTGGCCGCAAGTGATGCGTGACGATGACCGCATTCTTTATTGGATGCAGGAAGCAAAGCGGCTACGCAAACCAGTTGAAGGGCACTTCCCAGGTGCTTCCGAGCATACATTAGTAAAGCTAAAGCTGCTCGGTGTCAGCTCAGATCATGAAGCATTATCTGGAGAAGAGGTATATAACCGTCTATCAATGGGATATCGTGTAGGTTTGCGTAATTCTTCGATACGCCCTGATTTAGCAAAGTTGTTGAAAGAACTACAGGAACTTGGTATCAACTCTTATGATTTCTTGACGATGACCACAGATGGTTCCACACCTGCTTTTTATGAAAATGGGATCATTAATCAATGTATTCAAATCGCAATTGATAGTGGTGTTCCGGAGATTGAAGCATATATGATGGCAACATACAATGCAGCAGAGCAATTTCATTTAGAAGAACGACTTGGCGGCATTGCTCCAGGTCGAGTAGCACACCTAAATATTTTATCAGAAGTTAATAATGCCACACCTGAATCTGTTATTGCTAAAGGAAAATGGTTGAAAAAGAATGGACAATTAGTTGACCAACATATTGAAATGGACTGGGATAGATATGGATTAGGAGAGCTCAGCTTAGACTGGCAGTTAACAGAAAAAGACTTGCAATTCTCGATGCCGGTCGGACTGAAAATGGTCAATGATGTCATCATGAAACCATATCCAATTACGATTGACGCCAATACAGAAGAAATTACGAATTCAAAAGATGAATCGTTCCTGATGTTAATCGACCGTGAAGGACAGTGGCGAGTGAACACAATCATTAAAGGATTCACGAAAACGTTAGGAGGATTGGCCAGTTCCTATTCGTTAACAGGTGATATAATTTTAATCGGGAAAAGTAAATCAGATCTGTTACTCGCATTTTCAAGAATGAAAGAAATAGGTGGTGGTATTGTCCTTGTACATGAAGGAAGAGTGATTTTCGAATTACCGTTACAAATTGCTGGTATGATGTACAAAGGAAAAATGCCAAAGTTGATAGAAGAGGATATAAAATTAAAAGAAATTCTAATCGATCACGGCTATCAATACGACGATCCACCGTACAATTTATTATTCTTATCATCGATGCATTTACCTTTTGTTCGGATTACACCGTTAGGTATTATCGATGTGAAGAAAAAAGAAATACTCTTCCCAGCAATAATGCGATAG
- a CDS encoding DUF3048 domain-containing protein, with translation MKKLSVLFIIVLCSLVACSNNEEATNEQDQEELEETVEEEPVEPEEPGKPDHIYPLTGLEAEEEVTDRLIAVMVNNHPKARPQTGLSQADIVFEILAEGDVTRFMALYHSNIPARVGPVRSARPYYFNLANDYNAIYVYHGAADHIENMVQSGAVQGLNGMYYDNDKVLFERSTDRNPPHNSYTLFDGIYQRAEEQGYSLEAEYQPMAFLEEESVDGEAATDISLYYGNYGVRYQYDEATEKYLRFSDGVQTVENADSTPIQLDNVLIMETAHQVIDDEGRRDIDFSSGGNALLLQQGKVQDVQWERNDGRIIPTKDGEPIPFVPGQTWINVIPTSPGIDSVELSNTAE, from the coding sequence ATGAAGAAATTATCTGTATTGTTTATTATTGTATTATGTTCATTAGTGGCATGTTCTAATAATGAAGAAGCAACAAATGAGCAAGATCAGGAAGAACTAGAAGAAACAGTGGAAGAGGAACCGGTCGAACCTGAAGAACCGGGAAAACCAGATCATATATACCCCTTAACAGGGCTTGAAGCCGAAGAAGAAGTGACGGATCGATTGATTGCCGTTATGGTCAATAACCATCCAAAAGCAAGACCGCAAACAGGGCTTTCTCAGGCAGATATAGTGTTTGAAATTTTAGCAGAAGGTGATGTTACTCGGTTTATGGCGCTTTATCACAGTAATATTCCTGCACGTGTAGGTCCTGTCAGAAGTGCAAGACCATACTATTTTAATCTAGCAAACGATTATAATGCGATTTATGTCTATCATGGTGCTGCAGATCATATTGAAAATATGGTTCAGTCTGGTGCAGTACAAGGATTAAATGGCATGTACTATGATAATGATAAAGTGTTATTTGAAAGATCAACTGACCGTAATCCGCCACATAATTCATATACACTATTTGACGGTATCTATCAACGGGCGGAGGAACAGGGGTATTCGCTTGAAGCAGAGTATCAACCGATGGCATTTTTGGAGGAAGAGTCTGTGGACGGTGAAGCTGCTACCGATATAAGTTTATACTATGGTAATTATGGTGTAAGATACCAATATGATGAGGCAACAGAGAAGTATTTACGATTTAGTGACGGTGTACAGACAGTAGAAAATGCAGACAGTACACCTATTCAATTGGATAATGTGTTAATTATGGAAACAGCACATCAAGTAATTGATGACGAGGGGCGCCGTGACATTGATTTTAGTTCCGGCGGGAATGCTTTATTACTACAGCAAGGTAAAGTGCAAGACGTGCAATGGGAACGAAATGATGGTAGAATAATCCCAACGAAAGATGGAGAGCCTATTCCGTTTGTTCCAGGACAAACATGGATCAATGTAATTCCTACAAGCCCTGGCATTGATAGTGTAGAACTGTCAAATACGGCGGAGTAA
- a CDS encoding YerC/YecD family TrpR-related protein, with the protein MQIDKLRGKQLDQLFDAILSLEDREECYRFFDDIATMNEIQSLAQRLQVAKMLDEGRTYTAIAEESSASTTTISRVKRCLAYGTDGYRMVLDRLKEKE; encoded by the coding sequence ATGCAAATCGATAAATTGCGTGGCAAACAGTTAGATCAATTATTTGATGCTATTTTATCGCTGGAAGACCGGGAAGAATGCTACCGCTTTTTTGATGATATTGCAACAATGAATGAAATTCAATCATTGGCACAACGCCTGCAAGTAGCGAAAATGCTTGACGAAGGCAGAACATACACAGCTATTGCGGAAGAATCAAGCGCATCTACGACAACTATCTCTCGGGTGAAGAGATGCCTTGCTTATGGTACTGATGGATATCGAATGGTGTTGGACCGATTAAAGGAAAAAGAGTAA
- a CDS encoding DMT family transporter — MIYNKIKAYLCLMFAMIIVGSSIVFGKIMVESIPVFLSSGLRFAIASVLLFVILLIVEKKLPKLTRKEVTILSLQSFTGVFLFSIFLLYGVQYTKAVESGIITSTTPIVIGILSFLILKEKLTRQVMIGVLFVALGISVINLVNSGEDGIRGNFPMIGNILVMLAVIGEALFTILGKLLSRRLSPLAISAFVTFFGFVFFLPFALYEAMMFDFSQPSINDWGYVLYFAVVVTVIAFYLWYKGVSKVSGSVSGLFTGFLPVSTALLSYVFLNEQLTSIHVVGFMFVVLGICSSSLFNKKV, encoded by the coding sequence TTGATTTACAATAAGATAAAAGCGTATCTCTGTCTTATGTTTGCTATGATAATCGTGGGTAGCTCTATAGTTTTTGGAAAAATAATGGTAGAAAGCATTCCGGTTTTTTTGTCTTCTGGTCTTCGGTTTGCTATCGCTTCGGTTTTACTGTTTGTTATTTTGCTTATTGTAGAGAAAAAACTTCCTAAACTTACCAGAAAAGAAGTGACTATCCTGAGTTTGCAATCCTTCACAGGTGTTTTTCTTTTCAGTATATTTTTGCTATATGGAGTTCAATATACAAAAGCTGTTGAAAGTGGAATAATTACTAGTACTACACCTATAGTCATTGGGATATTATCATTCCTTATATTAAAGGAGAAGCTGACAAGACAGGTTATGATAGGTGTCCTATTTGTAGCCCTAGGCATTAGTGTGATAAACCTTGTAAATAGTGGAGAGGATGGGATTAGAGGAAATTTTCCAATGATCGGTAACATATTGGTAATGCTTGCTGTCATAGGTGAAGCATTGTTTACCATTTTGGGGAAATTGTTATCTAGAAGGTTAAGTCCATTAGCTATTTCTGCGTTTGTAACGTTTTTTGGATTTGTGTTTTTCTTACCTTTTGCTTTGTATGAAGCTATGATGTTTGATTTTAGTCAACCGAGCATAAATGACTGGGGCTATGTATTATATTTTGCAGTTGTAGTCACGGTTATAGCTTTTTATCTTTGGTATAAAGGTGTATCTAAAGTATCCGGAAGTGTTTCAGGATTATTCACTGGTTTTTTGCCGGTATCTACTGCTTTGTTGTCTTATGTCTTTCTTAATGAGCAACTAACTTCTATACATGTGGTAGGATTTATGTTTGTGGTTCTTGGAATTTGTAGTAGCTCTTTGTTTAACAAAAAAGTGTAA